CGAATGTTGTGGAGAATAAGGTGCTGGAGCAAAAAGAGGGCGTGGTCGGCTCGACTTATCAACAGAAATACAAAGAAGGCAAGAGGATTGAAACGTATATCGTGGAAGATCTTGAGTATGAAAATACGCCGGAGAAAAAGCATAACAAGATCGGTTTCACACTGGCCAAGGCCTTTGACATAAAAGCCGAGTTCACTCTCCATAAGATCGATGAACATCAAACGAGATTCATTTACAAAGGAGAAAACAAGGGACTGAACTTCCTCGGAAAAGTACTCCTCAAGCTCGGCGGCGAAAAAAACAACCACAAAGTCGTCACTGAATTCATGGACCGTGTAGAGCAGGAAGCCTTGAAAGAAGCGTAGGAGGGACGGACCTTGCCTTCAGGGCTCATTAAAGTACGCTTCCACGAGAAAAGAATGGGAATAAATTCAAAATTCCTGAATATTGTATAGAAAAGGAATTTTCGGTGCATGTGTACATGGTGGGGAAAGGTGCAGAGTATGGATATCAAAGAAAGCCCTTGAAGATCACTCATACAGGCTTCCCAGGGCCAGGTGAGGTAATAAAGAAAGGAAAGATTCTCCAAGGGCTTCCTGATATAAATAGTATTGGCCTACATAAGTAATTATGTCTGGGAATATATACCTAACAATATTCAAAAAGAGGGACGGACCTCCGAAAAGTTTCGGAAGGTCCGTCCCTCTTCACTATGGTTTGATTAGGCAAAAATCAGGGAATAGAAGAACAGTTTAAGGTTCTTTAACCTAATATTATTCCATCGGTGGGTCTCAGCAGGCATGTTTACTACATAAAAACGGAGGTCCGTCCCTCGAACGAAAGGCATGAAAACATGCAAATTTTTGTATGTAAAAAAATTTTTTTTAGTTATCATTTTGCATGAAAATTCATGTGGGATGGGCTGGATTTTGTTTCGGTTGCCAAAATATTGTAAGCGATTTCTTTATTATTTTATCAAGCTTTTAAACATTCTGAATATTGAGTGAAACGAAGTATTTACATAGGGGGACCCCACTCGTGTGTTCCATATATATTTTGAAAATATGCGGTTCTGCAGTTAACAAAATTTTTCGTTTTTTCTAAATTTCATGGTATACTAACGAAAATTAAGAAAATTTAATTAATCGGTTAATTATTCAAAAAATATACACGTCAGTAGAGGAGGACAATGGATGAAAACGAATCTTCCTGTCGCGCAGGGGATGTATGATCCTGCACAAGAACATGAAGCATGCGGTATTGGCATGATCGCCAATATCGACGGGACGAAGAGCCATAATATCGTCCAGAACGCCATTAATATTCTATGTAACTTAGAGCACCGCGGAGGACAATCCGCTGATACAAGTACCGGTGACGGTGCCGGTATCCTTACACAAATCCCTCATCATTTCTTCAAAAAACAATGTGAGAAAGAAGACATTATCCTTCCACGTAAAGGTGAATACGGAATCGGGATGGTATTTTTACCCGAGAATTATGAGAAGCGCTTGAAGAGTAAGGAAATCTTCGAACGCATCATCGCAGAAGAAGGTCAGAAGACGCTTGGCTGGAGACCTGTACCGCTGAATGATTCCTTTGTCGGGAAAGTCGCTTCAAAATCTAAGCCTTTCATTCGCCAGGTTTTCATCGGGGCATCTGAAGATATGGAAAACCGGATGGATTTCGAACGTAAACTTTATGTGATCCGGAAGCGGATTGAAAAGGAAGTTGGGACTGTCGAAGGGCAGGAGGATGTTTATCTTTGCAGCCTTTCGTCTACGACCATCGTGTACAAAGGGATGCTCATCCCGGAACAGCTCGATTCTTTTTATATCGACCTCAATCACCCAGAGTTTCGTTCCGCATTGGCGCTTGTGCATTCCCGCTTTAGTACAAACACTTTCCCAAGCTGGCAGCGGTCCCATCCAAACCGATATACGATCCACAATGGAGAATTCAATACGCTGCGGGGGAATGTAAACTGGATGCGTGCAAGGGAAAAACTGTGCCATTCAAGTGCGTTCAAAGAAGAAGATCTGGAAAAGATCCTTCCTGTCATCGATGAAACCGGAAGTGATTCATCCATGTTCGATAACTGTTTTGAATTCCTGCATTTATCAGGAAGATCCCTTGCTCATACAGCGATGATGATGGTTCCCGAACCTTGGGAGAATGATGACACGATCCATCCGAAGAAAAGGGATTTCTATGAATACCACAGCTGCTTGATGGAGCCTTGGGACGGACCGGCAGCCCTTGTCTTTACGGACGGAAACCAGATCGGTGCCTGCCTCGACCGGAATGGACTGCGTCCTGCCCGTTATTACGTCACGAAGGGCGGCATGATTGTCCTCGGTTCTGAAGTGGGGGCCCTGGATATTTTCGCCGATGATATTGTGTACAAAGACCGCCTGCAGCCAGGAAAGATGCTGCTCGTAGATTTGGAAAAGGGACGAATCATCCCGGATGAAGAAATCAAGCTTCGGGTCGCTTCAGAGCAGCCGTACAGACACTGGCTTGATAATAATAAATTTAAGCTTGAAGACCTGCCTGAGTCACTTCACGAACCGGTACACTATGATGCCGAAGAAGTGCTCCAGCAGCAACAGGCATTCGGCTACACAACGGAAGAGCTGAACAAAATCATCAAACCGATGGTGACGGACGGGAAAGATCCTGTCGGTTCCATGGGATATGATTCACCTCTAGCCGTTCTGTCCAAGAAGCCGCAGCTTCTTTATAACTACTTCAAACAATTGTTTGCCCAAGTGACCAACCCGCCGATCGATGCAATCCGTGAGCAGATCATCACGTCGGTCGGAACCACGATCGGGGCAGAGGGGAACCTGGTTCATCCAGGTCCGGAAAGCTGCAGGCATATTCATCTCGATACACCGATTATCACCGGTGAAGAGCTTGAAAAGCTGCGCCATCAAAACGAAAAAGGCTTTAAAGCGGAGACGCTGTCGATTTTATTTGATGTCACGGATGAAGAGAATCAGCTGGATGATACACTCAATGCCCTTTTTGAAAAAGCAGACGAAGCCGTCAGCGACGGCGCGACGCTCTTGATTTTATCTGACAGGGGCGTGACGAAGGAGAGAGCTGCAATTCCTGCCCTTCTTGCCGTATCCGGTCTGCATCATCATTTGATCCGCAAGGGGACACGTACGACGGTCAGCATCCTGCTGGAATCAGGTGAACCGAGGGAGGTCCACCATTTCGCCTCCCTGCTCGGCTACGGTGCTGAAGCCATCAGTCCATATCTCGCATTTGAAACACTGCGTGATCTCATTGAAAAAGGTGAGCTCCAAGGTGTCACCTATGAAGAAGCGGTGAATGCATTTGTGAAATCCGGGACAGACGGGGTCATCAAGGTTCTCTCGAAAATGGGGATTTCCACGATCCAGAGTTACCGTGGTGCGCAAATTTTCGAAGCAGTCGGAATCCATAAAGACGTCATTGATAAATATTTCACCCGTACCGCATCAAGGCTCGGCGGCATCGGGATGGACATCATCGAGAAAGAAGTGCTCATGCGTCACCGTAAAGCGTTCAATGAGCGTAAAGACCATCAGCAGACGCTGGAATCGGGTGA
The nucleotide sequence above comes from Bacillus sp. KH172YL63. Encoded proteins:
- the gltB gene encoding glutamate synthase large subunit; protein product: MKTNLPVAQGMYDPAQEHEACGIGMIANIDGTKSHNIVQNAINILCNLEHRGGQSADTSTGDGAGILTQIPHHFFKKQCEKEDIILPRKGEYGIGMVFLPENYEKRLKSKEIFERIIAEEGQKTLGWRPVPLNDSFVGKVASKSKPFIRQVFIGASEDMENRMDFERKLYVIRKRIEKEVGTVEGQEDVYLCSLSSTTIVYKGMLIPEQLDSFYIDLNHPEFRSALALVHSRFSTNTFPSWQRSHPNRYTIHNGEFNTLRGNVNWMRAREKLCHSSAFKEEDLEKILPVIDETGSDSSMFDNCFEFLHLSGRSLAHTAMMMVPEPWENDDTIHPKKRDFYEYHSCLMEPWDGPAALVFTDGNQIGACLDRNGLRPARYYVTKGGMIVLGSEVGALDIFADDIVYKDRLQPGKMLLVDLEKGRIIPDEEIKLRVASEQPYRHWLDNNKFKLEDLPESLHEPVHYDAEEVLQQQQAFGYTTEELNKIIKPMVTDGKDPVGSMGYDSPLAVLSKKPQLLYNYFKQLFAQVTNPPIDAIREQIITSVGTTIGAEGNLVHPGPESCRHIHLDTPIITGEELEKLRHQNEKGFKAETLSILFDVTDEENQLDDTLNALFEKADEAVSDGATLLILSDRGVTKERAAIPALLAVSGLHHHLIRKGTRTTVSILLESGEPREVHHFASLLGYGAEAISPYLAFETLRDLIEKGELQGVTYEEAVNAFVKSGTDGVIKVLSKMGISTIQSYRGAQIFEAVGIHKDVIDKYFTRTASRLGGIGMDIIEKEVLMRHRKAFNERKDHQQTLESGDEFQYRKNGEDHAYNPSTIHTLQHACRTNNYELFKKYSSMLTDEKQNLQSLRGLLSFKETKPIPIEEVESVEEICRRFKTGAMSFGSISQEAHEALAIAMNKIGGRSNSGEGGEHPSRFTPDENGDSRRSSIKQVASGRFGVTSHYLVNADEIQIKVAQGAKPGEGGHLPGKKVYPWVAEVRGSTPGVELISPPPHHDIYSIEDLAELIYNLKNANPQARISVKLVSAVGVGTIAAGVAKGRADVVLISGYDGGTGAAPRTSLKHTGLPWEIGLAEAHQTLLLNRLRDRIVVETDGKMMTGRDVVVASLLGAEEYGFSTAPLVVLGCVMMRVCHMNTCPVGIATQDPELRKKYTGDPEHVANFMRFVAQETRELMAQLGFRTINEMIGRTDILEANEAIDHWKGKGIDLSALLYQPDVPEKVSRYATRKQNHELEKTLDYQELIPRCRQAIETGEPVEWTTAIRNIHRVTGTMLGSEITKRYGAEGLPEDTIRLTFKGSAGQSFGAYIPKGLTLRLVGDSNDFVGKGLSGGKIIVHPDPTATFIPERNTIIGNVSFYGASGGEAYIYGVAGERFCVRNSGAQVVVESVGDHGCEYMTGGKVVVLGLTGRNFAAGMSGGVAYVLDEDENFRSRCNHELVLVQPLFDPEEMKEVYGMIEQYVHYTNSTNGKKILANWDSYVSRFVRVIPKSYLKMRERISELENSGLEKFDAEMAAFEEGTKEEKKILETAK
- a CDS encoding SRPBCC family protein; the encoded protein is MITWHEERIIPVNIEKVWHLFELENIQRIMPNVVENKVLEQKEGVVGSTYQQKYKEGKRIETYIVEDLEYENTPEKKHNKIGFTLAKAFDIKAEFTLHKIDEHQTRFIYKGENKGLNFLGKVLLKLGGEKNNHKVVTEFMDRVEQEALKEA